The window GACCGGGACCGCAAATGCGTGATCGAGAGGGACGCCGACGGCCTCTCGGTACGGGTCACCGAACAGGCGGTCGCGCATCATGGCCGGAAGCCGGGGCAGACCGGAGGTGTGGTGGACGAGGTCAGCAACGGTCATCTCGGGATCGGGCACACCGGGGAGGTAGTGCACGACCGGCCGCTCGACCTCGAGTGTGAGCCAGGCCGTCGTGCCCACAAGTCCCTTCGTGATGCTCCCCCACTCGAGCATCGAGGCGGTGGCGTACGGCCCTCGGGACTCACGGACCGTTCGCCAGCCGTCAGCCCCGCGAAGACTCGCGCGCCAGTGTCCAGATGGCGTCCGTGAATCTCGCGCGACGGCTCCGACCACTACGAGCCGAACCCAGCACCGTTGGCTTCGGTCGACCGCTCGCGGCGCCGTGCTACGAACCACGTTGCCGGTCCGATGATCGGGATGAAGAGGACGACGAGGGTCCATGCGACCAAGCGACGGCCGGAGGTCGACCCGGATCGCATCAACGAGAGGAGCGCTGCGAGTGCGAGGAACAGAGCGACGAGTGACACGGTCATCAGCACTCCGTCGAGCGCTGTCGGAACGAGCGGGTTCATGGTCGATTCCTCCGTCCAAGACGTCATTCGTTCACTCCCAGCGGTTGTAGGTGATCGCGCCGTTGCCCTTGGCGCTGAGCCGCTGGACCGCGGAGTACGTGCTCCACGCAATCGTTCCCCATGGGGTCGGCACGCCACGCTTCACGACGACCTTGCACTTCGCGGTGGCCTGTCCGCCGCTGATGTAGCCGCTGCTCTTGGAGGTCGTCACCTGAGTGAACGGCTGCACGTTCCTGACGACCGTGCACGAGTATCCGAGCATCTTCCTCGCCGTAGTACCGCTGTACTCGTACGACATCGAGACCTTCGTCTCGGTGAGCCTGATTCCAGCGAAGGCGAACCACTGTGTGCCCCAGGACGACCGCGATGCCGCCCTGGTCCCCACCACGACGCCATCTTCGTTTCGCTCGGCCCCCGACGGTTCCACCTCACCCCACTCAAAGTCCCCGCTCGTGCGAACGGTCTCCGGGCCGAGCACTCTCTCGTCGGAGGCGGCAGTTGCGGCAGACGCAACAGCCGGATCCAAGAAGTACGAGGCGAGCTCGTGTCGCTGTTCAGCGTTGAGGTGGTCGAAGGCCGCGACGTCAGACGAGGCTCCGGAAGCAACGAGGTCGGCGCGGATAGCCGACAACACTGCAGACGGCGTTCGCGGAGCGGCAACGTCACCGGCGGCGGGCGGTGCGGCCGCGGCGTTGGCTGGCGCGGCACCAATGACGGAGGTGGTGACGACGGCGCACACTGCGCCGATCGAGACGATCCGTCCGTAGGTCGACTGCTTCATGAAACTTCCCCTCGCTCTCCGGCCCCAACGCCGGGTCTCGTCGTCGGCATCGTTGCCGACAATGAGTAGTCAACTCACTAATACATCAGATACGCAACTTCAGAGGCGACCCGGGCGTGTCGTCTCCGGACTCAGGGAAGGGGCGGCGGAGGTGGACGATCTGCAATCACGAAGCGCGCGAGCTCGAAGCTGCCGGGGTGGACGTCGTCCAGTTCGACGAACTCGCCTTGACCGTCTTCCAAGACGAGGTGCAGGACTGGGGCGTCGCCACGGCTGTTACGGCTGTTACGGCTACGGCATCGAGGCCAACGACAAGTGGAAGGAAACGCTCGGAGCCGAGTGGCGGCAGTACGAGCAGTCCTTCCCGCTCCTGCAGCAGTCGTCCATCGACATCGTCTCGCTCGAGTGCATCCACTCGCACGTGCCGCTCGACCTCGTGGAGCTGATCCGTGGCAAGAAGGTCATGCTCGGCGCGATCGACGTCGCGACCGAGACCGTCGAGACCCCGGAGGAGGTCGCCGAGGTGCTGCGTCGGGCGCTCGAGTTCGTCAATGCGGCCAAGCTCATCCCGAGCTCGAA of the Curtobacterium sp. TC1 genome contains:
- a CDS encoding PLD nuclease N-terminal domain-containing protein; translated protein: MNPLVPTALDGVLMTVSLVALFLALAALLSLMRSGSTSGRRLVAWTLVVLFIPIIGPATWFVARRRERSTEANGAGFGS